GGGGAGAAGTTCACCTGGGTGATGTCGGTGGGCGTGGTGCTCATCATGATCGGCGTGATCATGGTGGAGACGGGGTAACGCCTGGGTGCTGGCCGCGATAGTAGGGGCAGGTAACCCCTACTTTCCAGGAGAAAACATGAAACGCACCGTTGCCCTCGGACTCCTCACCGCCGCCACCATCAGCCTCGCCACTCCCGCCACCTCCGTCGCCCAGGAACAGGCTGCACCCGGAGCGAGCTCGCAGGCGTGGGTGGACAACTCCTCCGTGTGGGGTGATGCCGGATTCTGGCTGTACAACCCCGCGATCGCCCTGATCACCCCCCTCATCGCGCCGTTCCTCTCTCTGTTCCTCTCCACCAGCAATGACCGGCTGGGTGCGTTCTGGGGCTCCAGCGACATCCCGTTCCTCGGCCGCTCCTAGTCTCCGCGGCGTACGCTCGCCGCCATGACCACCTCCACCCGCGCCATCGGTGCCCACGGTCCCGGACGTCCCCTCGAACCGCTGGAAATCACGCGTCGAGAGCTGCGTAACGACGACATCCAGATCGCCATCCAGTTCGCCGGAGTCTGCCACTCCGACATCCACACCATGAACGGCGACTGGGGCGAGCGGCAGTGGCCGCTGGCCCCGGGGCATGAGATCGTCGGCATCGTGTCCGCGGTCGGTTCGTCGGTGACGGCCTTCACCGTCGGAGACCGGGTGGGTGTCGGCTGTTTCGTCAACTCCTGCGGCGAGTGTGATCCCTGCAGCCAGGGGGAGATCTCCTACTGCGAGCGCGGTGCCGTGGGAACCTACGGCGACGTCGACCGGTTCTCCGACGGCGAATACACGCAGGGCGGCTACTCCAGGTCCATCGTCGTGCGGGAATCGTTCGTGCTGCGGATCCCCGACGGCCTCGACCCCGCAGGCGCGGCACCGCTGCTCTGCGCGGGCATCACCACCTACTCGCCGCTCAGGCACTGGAACGTTGGCCCCGGCTCGCGCGTCGCGGTCGTCGGCATGGGCGGCCTCGGCCACGTCGGCGTGAAGATCGCCCTGGCCATGGGTGCGGAGGTCACCGTCTTTTCCCACTCCGACCGCAAGCGCGACGACGCCCTCGCCTACGGAGCCAAGGATCTCATCGCCACCCGCGACGGGCTGCCCAGGGAACTGCGCAAGCACTTCGACTTCATCCTCAACACGGTCTCCGCGGACATCGACATCAACGCCTACCTCGGCCTTCTACGTTTCGACGGCACCCTCGTCCAGCTCGGCCTCCCCGGCGAACCCATGAAGATCCGCGCCGGATCGGTGGTCAACCGGCGGGGCTCCCTGGCCGGATCACTGGTCGGCGGCATCCGCGAAACCCAGGAGATGCTCGACTTCTGCGGCGAGCACGGCATCACCGCCGACATCGAACTCATCTCGGCCGACCGGATCAACGAGGCCTACGAGCGCACCGTCGCCGCCGACGTCAGGTACCGCTTCGTCATCGACGCAAGCACTATCTGAGTTTGGTTCCGCGGGCTTTGCGACGCTTGTCCAGCCATGAGCGCTGGTCAGGCCGTCCGGGAGTATGCGGCTGCATACTCCTGGGTTGTCGGGGCGCTCGTTTGTTCACTATGCCGTGGCCATAGTCCTGCGCCGCAGCGTGGAGGGCTGTCGATTATGCGGCTGCATACTCGCAGACCACTGCAGGGCGCGCGTCCGTACGCCTTATGAGGCGAAGACTTTCAGAAGGGCGTGCCTCAAGAATCCGACCATATATTCCGCAAATCGGTCACTTTTAGGGGTATTGCATAACCCGGACAATGACAGTTCGTTGGCACTTCTGCTTATACTCCGGAGAATGAAAAAGATTCTCGCTATTGCGGCGGCCCTCGCCGTTTTCGTCGGACTCGCCGCCGCCCCGGCCGCCTCAGCGCAGGATCTTGGTGCGGTTCCGGGCCGGACGCAGGTGGCCATCCAGTACACCGACGGAACCAGGGCCGGCACCGCCAACGCCCATGAGTCCCGTCCGGCACTGTCGCTGTCGAAGCTCTACCTCGGCTACTGGGTGCTGAAGTATGGCGCCCCGGAGGACAAGGCGCAGGTCTTCGAGATGATCCGCGTCAGCCACGACGGCATCGCCTCGAACCTCGACGCCCGGTACCCCCAGGCCATCCCGGCGATCATTCGCGACTACCAGCTGGGGGACACCCGGTACGGGGCCGTCCCCTGTTTGGTGGACACGCTGACCCTGGCCCAGAATGGGCCGGAGAATGCGAGAGACCACCATGCCGAAGAACACCTACACCGATGAGTTCAAAGCCGACGCGGTCCGGCTCTACGAGGACACCAAGGGCGCTTCTTTTTCCTCAATCGCCGTGGACCTCGGCATCAGCCGGGCGACGTTGAAGAACTGGGTCTACGCCGCCCGCAGGGCCCGCGGCGTCCCGCCCAGCCGCACCGCCGAGGACCCCACCGACGAGCTGCTGCGCCTGCGCAAAGAAGTCCAGCACCTGCGCTCGGAGACCCAGAAGCTTTCCACCGAGCGCGATATCCTGCGCAAGGCCGCGAAGTATTTCGCGGGAGAGACGACCTGGTGATCCGCTTCCAGTTCGTTGACGACTACGCCACCACCTACTCGGTGAAGCGGTTGTGTCATGTCCTTAATCTGAACCGGTCAAGCTTTTACAAGTGGCGGGACGGCAAGCCTGCCCGCAGGCAGCGCCAGCACGCCGATGAGGTGCTGGTGGCCCAGATGCGGGACTACCACGAGGAGTTCGATGCCACGATCGGAGTGCGCCGCATGACCGCCGAAATCAACGACACCGCGCCCACGCCGGTCAACCACAAACGCATCGAACGTCTCATGCGCCAGCACCAGATCGCCGGGGTGAACCTGCGCAAGAAGAAACGCACCACCATCCCGGACCAGGACGCGAGGGTCTTCGACGACCTCGTCGGCCGAGACTTCACCGCCGAGGACTGCAACCAGCTCTATATCGGCGACATCACCTACTTGCCCTGCGGGAAAGGAGAATTCATGTACCTGGCCACGGTCATCGACGTCTGTTCCAGGCGTCTGGTCGGCTACTCGCTTGCGGACCACATGCGTACCAGTCTCGTCCAGGACGCGATTGAGGACGCGGCACGCACGAGAGGCTCCCTGGACGGGGCAATATTTCACTCGGACCACGGCAGCGTCTATACCTCCTCAGCGTTCCAGACCACGTGCCGGAGGCTGGGGATCCGCCAGTCGATGGGCCGGATCGGATCGAGTGCGGATAACGCGATGGCTGAGTCGTTCAACGCCTCGCTGAAGCGGGAGACGCTGCAAGGTTCTGGTGGTTGGGCGTCGCCGGTTCAGTGTCGACGGGAGGTGTTCCGGTCGATCACGAGGTACAACACATGTCGTCGGCACTCCGGGATCAGTTACTTATCGCCGAGAGCTTTCGAACACTGCGCCGCGGCTGTTACCGTGGCACCCGCTGCTTGATCAATCCTGCGTGTCCACTCAAAGGGGGACACCCCCCCACTCCCATTCTGGCGTACACGCCCAGTTGGATGCACTGCTGTCCGCGGACCCGCAGGCGATGTTCGCCGAGCTGGTCCGTGCCGGCCTGCAAGCGCTGATCGAGGCCGAGGCCGCCACCAAGATCGGGGCCGACCGTTACGAGCGCTCAGAGGGCCGCACAACCCACCGCAACGGGCACCGCACCAAGACGGTCTCCACGCCAGCCGGTGATATCGAGGCCCGCATCCCGAAGCTGCGCTCGGGTTCGTTCTTCCCGGCCCTGCTCGAGCGTCGCCGCCGGGTCGACCGGGCCCTGTACGCGGTGATCATGCAGGCCTACGTGCACGGCGTGTCCACCCGCGGGGTCGACGACCTGGTTCGCGCACTCGGCGTTGACACCGGCATCTCCAAATCCGAGGTCTCTCGCATCTGCGCTGACCTCGACGCCGAGGTGGAGGCGTTTCGCACCCGCACGCTGGCGCACACCCAGTTCCCGTACGTGTTCGCCGACGCCACGTTCTGCAAGGTTCGGATCGGTGCGCACGTGGTCTCGCACGCCCTGGTCGTGGCCACCGGAGTCTCCGTCGACGGCACCCGCGAAGTGCTCGGCACCGCCGTCGGGGACAGCGAATCCTATGAGTTCTGGTCGGACTTCCTGCGCTCGCTCAAGGCCCGCGGCCTGACCGGGGTGCACCTGGTCATCTCCGATGCCCACGCGGGCCTGAAAGCGGCCGTGGCGCAGCAGTTCGTCGGGGCTGCGTGGCAGCGCTGCCGGGTGCACTTCATGCGCAACCTGCACGGCGCTGTCGCGTCCAAGCACGCCCCCGCGGTGACCGCCGCCGTGAAGACGATCTTCGCCCACACCGACCCCGCTGACGTGGCCGCACAGTGGGACCAGGTCACCGACACGTTCGCCGACTCGTTCCCCAAGGTCATAGCGATGATGCGGGAGGCCAAGACCGACGTGCTGGCCTTCACCGCATTCCCGAAAGGGCACTGGCAGAAGATCTGGTCCAACAACCCGATCGAGCGGCTGAACAAGGAGATCAAGCGCCGTGCTGACGTCGTGGAGATCTTCCCCAACCCGGCCGCGTTCCTACGGCTGGCAACCTCGGTGGTCATCGACCAACACGACGAATGGCAAGTCGGCCGCCGCTACCTGTCAGACACCTCGATGGCTGAGCTCCGAGCCGTCATCGCCGCCAAGCAACAAGCCCTCGACACCGGTAGTGGTTATGATCAACCCACGGAACTCGTTGATCACTGCGACTGACCAGACACCGATCCGAATTCCACCACGCCACGGGGCACTATCGCTTTGGCGTTGGCACGAATCCTGGACCTGGGGCCCGACCTTCTGCCGGAACTGGCTCCACCGCCAGACACAGACAATCACCACTCCACGCGACACACTCTGCGACCAGACCTAACTGCATGCACTTCACCACAGTCCGGCGCGCCAGGCCAGTCGCCAGTTTTCGTTTCGTCCAATACTTGCACAGTCCTATATGGACTGTTACGTTCGTGACGTGGAACTCCGCCAAGCGATTCTCGGCCTCCTGTCACTGAGACCCTCGACCGGATACGACCTCGGTCGAGCTTTCGCCGGGTCAGTTGCCCACTTCTGGTACGCCGACCAATCGCAGATCTATCGCACTATCGACCGACTATCCGCTGACGGCGCAATCGACACCGAACGCATTCCGCAGGACCACAAACCCGACCGGAAGGTTCACACCCTCACCGACGCCGGCCGCGAGGAGTTCATGGCGTGGCTCGAATCCCCGCTCGAACCCGAACGCCACAAGGAGCCGTTCCTCGCTCGGATGTTTTTCGCCGAGCCGCTGGGTCCCGACGGCGTTGACAGCCTGCTGACCGAACGCCAGGAAGCAGCCGAGAAGATCCTCGACACCCTCCGCTCCATCCACGCCACCGAGGACACTTGGGGAGAGTTCCTCCGTGAATCCACCCTTCGTTACGGCATCACACAGGCGGAGTCCGAGCTGGAATGGATCGCCGCGACCCGAGCACGAAACGACCGATTCAGGAGCCCCCGATGATGGATTACCCCGACGAACGTGGACCCCACACCGGGGAGACCATCATCTTCCTGCACGGCGGGAACATGGGCGGCTGGACCTGGGCCGGGCAGGTGGAAGCGTTGCCCGATCGGCATCTGCTCATTCCCGACCTTCCCGGCTACGGACACCGGGCATCGCAACCCTGGCCCGGGGTGGCCGAGGCCGCCGACGACATCGCCCGAATAATTCGCGAACGCGCCGTTGACGGCCGCGCCCATATTGTGGGGCTCT
This sequence is a window from Corynebacterium doosanense CAU 212 = DSM 45436. Protein-coding genes within it:
- a CDS encoding PadR family transcriptional regulator; protein product: MELRQAILGLLSLRPSTGYDLGRAFAGSVAHFWYADQSQIYRTIDRLSADGAIDTERIPQDHKPDRKVHTLTDAGREEFMAWLESPLEPERHKEPFLARMFFAEPLGPDGVDSLLTERQEAAEKILDTLRSIHATEDTWGEFLRESTLRYGITQAESELEWIAATRARNDRFRSPR
- a CDS encoding NAD(P)-dependent alcohol dehydrogenase encodes the protein MTTSTRAIGAHGPGRPLEPLEITRRELRNDDIQIAIQFAGVCHSDIHTMNGDWGERQWPLAPGHEIVGIVSAVGSSVTAFTVGDRVGVGCFVNSCGECDPCSQGEISYCERGAVGTYGDVDRFSDGEYTQGGYSRSIVVRESFVLRIPDGLDPAGAAPLLCAGITTYSPLRHWNVGPGSRVAVVGMGGLGHVGVKIALAMGAEVTVFSHSDRKRDDALAYGAKDLIATRDGLPRELRKHFDFILNTVSADIDINAYLGLLRFDGTLVQLGLPGEPMKIRAGSVVNRRGSLAGSLVGGIRETQEMLDFCGEHGITADIELISADRINEAYERTVAADVRYRFVIDASTI
- a CDS encoding IS3 family transposase (programmed frameshift): MPKNTYTDEFKADAVRLYEDTKGASFSSIAVDLGISRATLKNWVYAARRARGVPPSRTAEDPTDELLRLRKEVQHLRSETQKLSTERDILRKAAKYFAGRDDLVIRFQFVDDYATTYSVKRLCHVLNLNRSSFYKWRDGKPARRQRQHADEVLVAQMRDYHEEFDATIGVRRMTAEINDTAPTPVNHKRIERLMRQHQIAGVNLRKKKRTTIPDQDARVFDDLVGRDFTAEDCNQLYIGDITYLPCGKGEFMYLATVIDVCSRRLVGYSLADHMRTSLVQDAIEDAARTRGSLDGAIFHSDHGSVYTSSAFQTTCRRLGIRQSMGRIGSSADNAMAESFNASLKRETLQGSGGWASPVQCRREVFRSITRYNTCRRHSGISYLSPRAFEHCAAAVTVAPAA
- a CDS encoding IS256 family transposase, with protein sequence MFAELVRAGLQALIEAEAATKIGADRYERSEGRTTHRNGHRTKTVSTPAGDIEARIPKLRSGSFFPALLERRRRVDRALYAVIMQAYVHGVSTRGVDDLVRALGVDTGISKSEVSRICADLDAEVEAFRTRTLAHTQFPYVFADATFCKVRIGAHVVSHALVVATGVSVDGTREVLGTAVGDSESYEFWSDFLRSLKARGLTGVHLVISDAHAGLKAAVAQQFVGAAWQRCRVHFMRNLHGAVASKHAPAVTAAVKTIFAHTDPADVAAQWDQVTDTFADSFPKVIAMMREAKTDVLAFTAFPKGHWQKIWSNNPIERLNKEIKRRADVVEIFPNPAAFLRLATSVVIDQHDEWQVGRRYLSDTSMAELRAVIAAKQQALDTGSGYDQPTELVDHCD